The proteins below come from a single Chitinophaga pinensis DSM 2588 genomic window:
- a CDS encoding VOC family protein gives MITNSKITAGLEMAQICWVVPDIAAAVKFLADTLGITGFPQPEQVRAQDLDMTYYGKVVDAGWLTTQTYNGGSFLELVQPLSGQSMFHDYLERQPEGGIQHVAYRLPVSDFGQITSNLREQGYAVISEVDHPIARMAFFDTYKTLGVVTEIMGITPEGWTIVRQMEQVKA, from the coding sequence ATGATTACGAATAGTAAAATAACTGCCGGACTTGAAATGGCCCAGATCTGCTGGGTAGTTCCCGATATAGCTGCCGCTGTTAAATTCCTTGCTGATACATTGGGTATTACCGGATTCCCCCAACCGGAACAGGTGCGGGCACAGGATCTGGATATGACCTATTATGGCAAGGTAGTGGATGCCGGATGGCTGACCACACAGACATATAATGGCGGTTCCTTTCTTGAACTGGTCCAGCCTCTTTCTGGTCAGAGTATGTTTCATGATTATCTTGAGCGTCAGCCTGAGGGAGGTATCCAACACGTTGCATATCGCCTGCCTGTCAGCGATTTCGGACAAATTACCAGTAACCTGCGCGAACAGGGCTATGCGGTGATCAGTGAAGTGGATCATCCTATTGCAAGAATGGCCTTTTTTGATACTTATAAGACATTAGGTGTTGTTACTGAGATTATGGGTATTACTCCGGAAGGATGGACCATTGTCAGACAAATGGAGCAGGTAAAAGCATGA
- a CDS encoding helix-turn-helix transcriptional regulator encodes MKSLLWLFISLAWFSSFAQTGTTDSQQSIVDHASTDKHEKVVLLIRSAEFYRVNKDYTKAITSSRESIALAAGINNFTEAAQAYLVLLNSRISAQELGQIKQLSDTLLLTAKKAGTPLAMAYAYYGQALVFKTLDHPESVMEYCQMALTALGKNPAPYIAAKIYYQLYAIHSNWNNGDKAYYYAHLAMEYASNTNDYNLLSNCYNAMSTAHDYSYEMHHEQTALDSSLYYLNKSEQLYTRHPGQVSNYAYAISCINLASYYLRFGTPSGNKAQSQGIYYANRARTVLKDAPNSQEVIASSLGILSEYAKRDGKPADVEHYLLEAYQVMQTQQPPYYYTMINVTKGLANFYENQGNYQRAFQFQQLVNEYSSKSFDQQKALKSQQLEIEYQTEKANNEVRFLKEREKSQQQKNWLYICVTIVSFLFLLFLFRSYHFRLRYSIQRAKQLELEKLDAALQLKLEKEEQARLKAEQQLMELQQQQLKKEVMANVLQLEHKNQVLYNLKDKLIEGNEVNMQKVLKEELILDDDFELAKLQIQQVHADFFPQLNEKAQRKLTLLDLKLCTYLYLQMDTRQIAQLMHVEAKSVRMSRYRIKQKLGLEKDQDLHVFLQSLKENANGTRSAD; translated from the coding sequence ATGAAATCCTTATTGTGGCTATTTATTTCTCTGGCCTGGTTCAGCAGTTTTGCGCAAACCGGGACTACTGATAGTCAACAATCAATTGTTGACCACGCCTCCACCGACAAACATGAAAAGGTTGTTTTGTTAATCCGGTCAGCAGAATTTTATCGGGTCAATAAAGACTATACGAAAGCGATAACAAGCAGCCGGGAAAGTATCGCGCTTGCAGCTGGGATAAACAACTTTACGGAGGCCGCCCAGGCTTATCTTGTTTTACTGAACAGCAGGATCAGTGCACAGGAACTGGGGCAGATAAAACAGCTGAGTGATACGCTGCTATTAACGGCCAAAAAAGCGGGAACACCGCTTGCGATGGCTTATGCTTATTATGGACAAGCCCTGGTTTTTAAGACACTCGATCATCCGGAGTCAGTCATGGAATATTGCCAGATGGCCCTGACAGCTCTTGGAAAGAATCCGGCGCCTTATATTGCTGCCAAGATCTATTATCAGTTATATGCTATCCATTCCAACTGGAATAATGGTGATAAAGCCTACTATTATGCGCATCTGGCCATGGAGTATGCTTCAAACACTAACGATTACAACCTTCTCAGCAATTGTTATAATGCCATGTCAACTGCTCATGACTATAGCTATGAAATGCATCATGAGCAGACAGCCCTTGATAGTAGTCTATACTATCTTAATAAATCGGAACAACTTTATACCCGTCATCCGGGACAGGTCAGCAATTATGCCTATGCGATCAGCTGTATTAATCTTGCCAGCTATTACCTGCGGTTTGGAACTCCTTCCGGCAACAAGGCACAATCACAAGGCATTTACTATGCAAACAGGGCAAGAACAGTATTGAAAGACGCGCCCAATAGCCAGGAAGTTATCGCCAGCAGTCTGGGTATACTCAGCGAATATGCCAAACGGGATGGTAAGCCGGCCGATGTCGAGCATTATTTACTGGAAGCCTACCAGGTCATGCAAACACAACAGCCGCCCTATTATTACACCATGATCAACGTAACAAAGGGCCTGGCGAATTTCTATGAAAACCAGGGAAATTACCAACGTGCCTTTCAATTCCAGCAACTCGTCAATGAATACAGCAGCAAAAGCTTCGACCAACAGAAAGCGTTAAAGTCCCAACAGCTTGAGATAGAATACCAGACAGAAAAAGCGAATAATGAAGTGCGCTTTTTAAAAGAAAGGGAGAAAAGTCAGCAACAAAAGAATTGGTTATATATCTGCGTGACCATTGTATCCTTCCTGTTCCTCTTATTCCTGTTCCGCTCTTATCATTTCAGATTACGCTACTCCATACAACGTGCAAAACAGCTGGAACTGGAGAAACTGGATGCCGCACTACAGCTGAAACTTGAAAAAGAGGAACAGGCGAGACTAAAGGCAGAACAACAATTAATGGAGCTGCAACAGCAACAACTGAAAAAAGAAGTAATGGCTAATGTTTTACAACTGGAACATAAAAACCAGGTGTTATACAATCTGAAAGACAAGCTGATAGAAGGAAATGAGGTGAATATGCAGAAAGTACTGAAGGAAGAATTAATACTGGATGATGATTTCGAATTAGCCAAACTACAGATCCAGCAGGTACATGCAGACTTCTTCCCGCAACTGAATGAGAAAGCACAGCGGAAGCTTACATTGCTAGATCTGAAGCTTTGTACATACCTCTATCTTCAGATGGATACACGTCAGATCGCGCAACTCATGCATGTAGAAGCCAAAAGTGTCAGAATGAGCCGCTACAGGATCAAACAAAAACTCGGACTTGAAAAAGACCAGGACCTTCATGTCTTCCTGCAAAGCCTGAAAGAAAATGCA